A single genomic interval of Adhaeribacter pallidiroseus harbors:
- a CDS encoding PKD domain-containing protein, whose translation MAKIYYFHKSMHGYGQAFWRWLRQVISKPSQKPFCCGQKHYLNKWLVRLRTGILPAIIWLFFMVVSGPVTLRAQTLPSGFSSSPVSAQWDQAVGLTFSQDGSQMFVWEKAGKVWVVKNNQRKLLLDISEEVGDWRDFGLLGFTLDPQFSSNGYFYLLYTVDRHYLLHYGTSSYSSTTNDYYKATIGRVTRYAASQTPDGYSVSAASRKILLGATPATGIPSLHQSHGIGSLVFGADGTLLVSAGDGASYASTDVGSATETYYAQALTDGIITKELNVGAFRSQMLESTNGKILRINPETGSGIPSNPFYDQANPHSVHSKIWALGLRNPFRMIIKPGTGSVNAADANPGILYVGDVGNGNYEELNIVTRPGMNFGWPLFEGLTAQSSYPGKKVFHNYAPNPLYGVNGCTQQYFYFQDLIKQETISGTALFTNPCNSGQPVPSSVKTFVHSRPAIDWRHTSTGPSRTGTFSGQTATFADIGAAGSPVPGPQFGGNAAIAGVFYPHSDFPAIYQNTCFFGDYVGKWIRSMAVDGSNKPVAVNNFLASGAVVVAMAVNPTQTGIYYINYPSEIRKISYNSVNTPPNAVASADKLFGTSPLTVQFTGSQSSDPEGQSLTYAWNFGDGTTSNLANPSHTFTNENAVKYTVTLTVTDSKGSTDNSILTISLTANTPPQVTITSPVANTLYPLTQETTYNLRATVTDQEQSNGELTYKWQTILHHDNHEHAEPFDTAPETTTTLDPVGCGGETYYYRIILTVTDSDGLSGQDEVRLYPDCNTTTQRTTNYILVNADTEEDIETLHDGTILDLADLPTTNLNIRAETFPATVGSLVFHLTGSQTRTHTENTGPYALFGKNNADFNSWNPVAGNYNLTATPYSSADGAGTVGTPLSIDFTVVTQSNVNHAPVADAGSDMLITSSSTSVQLNGSGSDTDGSIGNFSWSQISGPNTAIFTSKTIAAPTVSNLKAGTYIFSLIVKDDLGLTSNPDQVEVKVNQATTQALVAYILVNADTDQDLQLLPNGTTLNLATLPTKNLNIRATTNPAVIGSVIFNVSGQLIRKQTESTAPYAVFSESNGNYAAWVPTVGTYTVKGTPYMGAAGSGTAGIPLTITFNVINQPATLQYSLTVNTTGSGSVTKNPDQTTYASGTVVKVTATPRNGYVFTGWSGAATGTTNPLPVTMTSNKTLTANFVAATGQQVVSFTLINATTDQPIRDLMPDDVLSISADQYFNIRANTNPVKVGSVKFALSGPQTKATTETGAPYALFGDVSGNYNNWSPAVGSYTLKATPYSASGGTGAVGTPLTITFQVVRQAGIMGARSNKSTIETGQAQRLPEEGGALLTYPTPTLDGHLKVDLRRPIEGEVTFTLMSGLGEKLITGWLPLAQPTSVLPFDFSKSMSVTGVYYLLVENKSLKVIVKIMRQ comes from the coding sequence ATGGCAAAAATCTACTACTTTCATAAATCGATGCATGGGTATGGTCAGGCATTTTGGCGATGGCTACGCCAAGTCATAAGTAAACCTTCCCAAAAACCTTTCTGCTGCGGCCAAAAGCACTATCTCAATAAGTGGTTGGTACGACTCCGTACGGGTATACTTCCTGCTATTATCTGGCTTTTTTTTATGGTAGTATCCGGGCCAGTAACCCTTCGGGCGCAAACCCTACCCAGTGGGTTTTCTTCTTCGCCGGTATCTGCGCAGTGGGACCAAGCCGTGGGGCTTACCTTTAGCCAAGATGGCAGCCAAATGTTTGTCTGGGAAAAAGCCGGGAAAGTATGGGTGGTAAAAAATAATCAAAGAAAGCTGCTACTAGACATCAGCGAAGAAGTAGGCGATTGGCGGGACTTCGGATTACTTGGCTTTACCCTAGATCCGCAATTCTCCAGTAATGGCTACTTTTATTTGCTCTACACCGTGGACCGGCATTACTTGCTCCATTATGGCACCAGCAGCTACAGCAGTACCACCAACGATTACTATAAAGCTACCATTGGCCGAGTAACGCGCTACGCCGCCAGCCAAACCCCGGATGGCTACAGCGTAAGTGCAGCCAGCCGTAAAATTTTACTTGGTGCTACTCCGGCAACGGGCATTCCTTCCCTCCATCAAAGCCACGGCATTGGATCGTTGGTATTCGGCGCGGATGGCACTTTGCTGGTTTCAGCGGGCGATGGCGCCAGCTATGCCTCTACGGACGTGGGTAGTGCTACCGAAACCTATTATGCCCAAGCCTTAACCGATGGTATTATTACTAAAGAATTGAATGTGGGGGCATTTCGGTCGCAAATGCTGGAAAGTACCAACGGTAAAATTTTAAGAATTAATCCCGAAACTGGCAGCGGTATTCCCAGCAATCCTTTTTACGACCAAGCCAATCCCCATTCGGTTCATTCTAAAATTTGGGCCTTAGGTTTACGTAATCCCTTTCGGATGATTATAAAACCCGGTACCGGCAGTGTTAATGCCGCCGATGCTAATCCGGGAATACTGTACGTCGGGGATGTAGGAAACGGAAATTATGAAGAATTAAATATTGTTACCCGGCCCGGAATGAATTTTGGCTGGCCCTTATTTGAGGGATTAACCGCGCAATCCTCGTACCCTGGCAAGAAAGTTTTTCATAATTACGCCCCTAATCCTTTGTACGGGGTTAATGGCTGCACCCAACAATACTTTTATTTCCAGGACTTAATTAAACAGGAAACGATTAGTGGCACCGCTCTTTTTACTAATCCTTGTAATTCCGGCCAGCCTGTTCCGAGTTCTGTAAAAACGTTTGTACACAGTCGTCCGGCCATAGACTGGCGCCATACTAGTACTGGTCCATCCCGTACGGGCACTTTTAGCGGACAAACGGCTACTTTTGCCGATATTGGCGCAGCGGGGTCGCCGGTACCCGGACCGCAGTTTGGCGGCAATGCGGCTATAGCGGGTGTTTTTTACCCGCACTCCGATTTTCCCGCTATTTACCAGAACACCTGTTTTTTCGGTGATTATGTTGGTAAATGGATCCGAAGTATGGCGGTAGATGGCAGCAATAAACCCGTAGCGGTGAATAATTTTTTAGCAAGTGGCGCCGTGGTGGTCGCCATGGCCGTAAACCCTACCCAAACCGGTATCTACTACATTAATTATCCTTCCGAAATTAGAAAAATAAGCTACAATAGCGTGAATACCCCTCCAAACGCCGTGGCTTCGGCGGATAAACTTTTTGGCACCAGCCCGCTCACGGTGCAGTTTACCGGCAGCCAATCCTCGGATCCGGAGGGCCAATCTTTAACTTACGCCTGGAATTTTGGCGACGGCACCACTAGCAATCTGGCCAACCCTTCGCATACCTTTACTAATGAAAACGCGGTAAAATACACGGTAACCCTTACGGTAACCGACTCCAAAGGCAGTACCGATAACAGCATCCTCACTATTTCTTTAACCGCTAATACCCCGCCCCAGGTTACCATTACGAGCCCGGTGGCTAACACCCTGTACCCATTAACGCAGGAAACCACTTATAATTTACGGGCTACCGTTACCGACCAGGAACAGAGCAACGGCGAGTTAACCTATAAGTGGCAAACCATTTTGCACCACGATAATCATGAACATGCCGAACCTTTTGATACTGCTCCCGAAACCACCACTACCCTGGACCCGGTCGGGTGCGGCGGCGAAACGTATTATTACCGGATTATATTAACGGTTACCGATAGCGATGGCCTATCTGGCCAGGACGAAGTAAGACTGTACCCGGATTGCAACACAACCACCCAACGAACCACTAACTACATCCTGGTGAATGCGGATACCGAAGAAGATATTGAAACCTTACACGACGGAACCATCCTGGATCTAGCCGATTTGCCCACTACTAATTTAAATATCCGGGCCGAAACTTTCCCAGCCACCGTCGGCAGTCTGGTATTTCATTTAACGGGCAGTCAAACCCGTACCCACACCGAAAATACCGGGCCTTACGCTTTGTTCGGTAAAAATAACGCGGATTTTAATAGCTGGAATCCTGTAGCTGGTAACTATAACTTAACGGCTACGCCTTATTCCTCCGCCGATGGAGCCGGCACCGTGGGTACTCCTTTAAGCATTGATTTTACCGTAGTAACGCAAAGTAACGTGAATCACGCCCCAGTCGCCGATGCGGGTTCGGATATGCTAATCACCTCCTCCAGCACCTCCGTACAACTCAACGGCTCCGGCTCCGATACCGATGGCAGCATCGGCAATTTTAGCTGGAGCCAAATAAGCGGCCCGAATACCGCCATATTTACCAGTAAAACCATAGCAGCGCCAACCGTTAGCAATCTAAAAGCGGGTACCTATATCTTTAGCCTTATTGTAAAAGATGACCTCGGCCTAACCAGTAACCCAGACCAAGTGGAAGTAAAGGTAAATCAGGCTACAACCCAAGCACTGGTAGCGTATATTCTGGTTAACGCCGATACCGACCAGGACTTGCAACTCTTACCAAACGGCACTACTCTTAATCTGGCTACGCTGCCCACTAAAAATTTAAATATCCGGGCCACTACTAACCCGGCCGTTATTGGTAGTGTCATATTTAATGTAAGCGGACAGCTTATCCGGAAACAGACCGAAAGCACGGCGCCTTACGCAGTATTTAGTGAAAGCAACGGCAACTATGCGGCCTGGGTACCAACAGTAGGAACCTACACTGTAAAAGGAACGCCCTATATGGGTGCCGCCGGTAGCGGCACGGCCGGTATTCCGCTCACCATTACTTTTAACGTCATCAACCAACCGGCTACTTTGCAATACAGCCTCACGGTAAACACCACCGGCAGCGGATCCGTAACGAAAAACCCCGATCAAACTACCTACGCTTCGGGTACGGTTGTAAAGGTAACGGCTACTCCCCGGAACGGCTATGTATTTACTGGCTGGAGCGGCGCTGCTACCGGTACCACTAACCCCCTTCCTGTAACCATGACGAGCAACAAAACCCTTACGGCTAATTTCGTAGCGGCTACGGGCCAGCAGGTAGTTAGTTTTACCTTGATAAACGCCACCACGGACCAACCCATCCGGGATCTAATGCCGGATGACGTTCTTTCGATTTCTGCTGATCAATATTTTAATATTCGGGCGAATACCAATCCGGTAAAAGTAGGAAGCGTTAAATTTGCTTTAAGCGGGCCACAAACCAAAGCTACTACCGAAACCGGCGCCCCTTATGCTTTGTTCGGAGATGTAAGCGGCAACTACAATAACTGGTCTCCCGCGGTTGGTTCTTACACCTTAAAGGCCACTCCCTATTCGGCCTCCGGCGGCACAGGAGCGGTAGGCACCCCACTTACTATTACTTTTCAGGTAGTTCGCCAAGCGGGCATAATGGGTGCTCGCAGTAACAAGTCTACTATTGAAACGGGTCAAGCCCAAAGGCTGCCGGAAGAAGGTGGCGCGCTTTTAACTTATCCTACTCCCACTTTAGATGGTCATTTGAAAGTTGATTTAAGGCGACCAATAGAGGGTGAAGTTACTTTTACTTTAATGTCCGGACTGGGTGAAAAATTGATTACCGGATGGCTTCCTTTAGCCCAGCCTACTTCTGTTTTGCCTTTTGATTTTTCAAAAAGTATGTCCGTTACGGGAGTGTATTACTTACTCGTTGAAAATAAATCCTTGAAAGTAATAGTAAAGATCATGCGGCAATAA